actcgaaaagtattgacttagtgaaaaaactccatagaacaaaagttacttaaaattagccagtttatcaatttccggacttactttggacgaatactttttcacccccaagagggggtgaaaagcacccccggggcagaagcacatatcggcacaatatcactttttttctttgacttgttagctatgtgtatgccaaatttcatgtcaatccacacggttctttaaaatttagagattttgcaatattttaccgttaatgaacgGACTATTTACAAATATTCTTTTTATCCCTAATATAATACGTGTTGACTACATTAGTTATAGCAGTTTTAGCTGCGTCCTAATTTGGTATGCAACCACTTGTATGTTGGCTGAAATTCAAAGGAATATTATGGGATGTGGCATAAAGATTTTAATATTCTATTAATGATAACAAATATCATGCTAAATAATAGAAGCGAAGGtcatcaaaaaaaaaatcaaaaaatttttataaatcttttatattattttattttctgcAGTTACACACTTTGTGCCTGTCGCACCATCCTCCTGCTTTGCCAAGAGTGAGGCAACGAATAGCGCATGCAGCATCATTTAACTTGACACCTTTCGCTTCCACGCTGAGTACGTCGCAGGTAAATCTCTTTACTCTGGAGTGTTCCTCTAAAAATAAACGCACATTGTATAAAAATCCTTTTAGTTATACGttatactaaaaaaaaataaactgaatacacaGAGAGAAAATTGTTTCCAGTGTAATGGACGCCAACTGAAATATATGAAAGTTGTTACCAGAAACGAAACTATGTGTTGGGGACACGAGATCATAAGtgcaaaataaaaatagtaaGCATATTATCTAAGTAAACGTAAAACTACTATACCTATTTAGATAATGGTAATTATAAAACTGGAAAAATGACGGAAAAGTCACGAATAATTATTATCAaatcgtcgccttaatactataacttgataactcgaaattagtagttttgagataaacgagtttaaagattttaaagatatttgtgctgctaccatggtgttggtaaatacggaacttactctgcggctctaaaatactgttccttaactttttggcaactgatatatttaggaatatggtgtaaatttgttttccaatatggaaaaaaacacgaaaaattaaagttatcaacttttagcactaccataatgttaacatttggtaatgtcgcatgttgtgctaagtcgcatataagtgaactttttaacacaactaatattttaaacattattttgttgaaaattagccctctgccatgggggttgccagatctgctaacaattctcgaattcttgcattaaaatgaaccgaataaacagatagcaattatgtggtaagttcaatggtttcagagaaacacgtgctaaaactagataactcgagttatctagttatagcattcattgtatgtcgtattcacgattatttcgattaaataatagcttgataacttatcttgtcaagttttagcactgaatattagtggcatttgagttttatcaactttcgtcaatcataaataaatacttaacccgtttgaagtgagctatcaagtttttacacaatatggaggcaaataaaatacatcttgtgaactagttatctcaaaaccgtcaattttggagttatcaagttatagtactaaggcgacgaaattataaatttattgaaaataacaGTCATGATACTAACAGGAATTATAGCAACAAAAGTAAATCAAAGAATTATCCAAGAAGAAAGGTATtatcacaaaaaaatatatgtacTTATACACAATTCTGAAAGACGAGTAGAACCTGTGCCATGCTACTATGTAACTTACAACAAATTAaatagtctagggcgcatctgttttgagatggacgttgagaggtgactcaaatttttttgcagaaattgcttaaaaataactcaaataacaatatttgagttatcctcccactcaaaatggtccggaacattgtttaaataatcaaaatgtcaaaatatgaaggaaaattttgatttttttcttcgttttttgattataactttaaaactattcatgtgtgagaaaagttgtacggacataaaagttgcgtaattaaatttccaacaatatagaattggttaaaaatttaataagtagtcacccttgttgcaaaatagcaataattgcaataaaaccatacaaaaacaagtattcgcattttacgtttttcaaccatttatgctacacttagaacctttatattttacccagaaaaactttaggatatagtaaaacaacactgtaaatttcattaagatcggtttaatagattttgcaaaataaattttgcaatccagctttcgcagaaaaaattcattttttaaaaatgttgcaggactgaaaataaagcagatagcaagttgatttttttttgcttatagaagtgtactgtatctttcatttacaatttacaaaattaaaatcgattagttaccacggcatcaggaaactttttaaataaacattaatttttggttctacgcgcaggacagcggtgttcgattcacacaagttgatttccaccaaaatttcttccaaccttgatctaatatattatttacttactttatattttgttgtattttaatattt
This genomic window from Diabrotica virgifera virgifera chromosome 1, PGI_DIABVI_V3a contains:
- the LOC126884612 gene encoding tenecin-1-like, whose product is MKCVLFSIFLFAIVASINSSPIGQEQPKVDEPDVLIPEDYNPEQKEEHSRVKRFTCDVLSVEAKGVKLNDAACAIRCLTLGKAGGWCDRHKVCNCRK